DNA from Nitrospina gracilis Nb-211:
GGGCGGGAGAAGAATTGGCGGAGCGTGGTGCTCAGGTATTCCTGTGCGTGCTTTTTGAGCACGGTCTTGTAAACGGTGTCCCACAGCCGGCCATACAGGGCCCGGTCCCCGGTCAGAAAGCGCGTCTCGATCATGGAGGTGCGGACGGTGGAATCGTCCCGCGCCAGGGACTGGCATTCCTTGAGCGTCCGGCAACTGTGGCCGATCTCGAGGCCGATGCCCCACAACACGGAGATGATCTCCTGTATGAAGGCATCGAGTTTCTTGTCCATCTTCTTGTTGAGCAGAAACAGCAGGTCGATGTCCGAGCAGGGGTTGAGTTCGCCGCGCCCGTATCCGCCCACCGCCGCCAGCGCGAAGCGGTCGGACATGGTTTCGTTGCGGAAGGATTCCAGCCCGTCGATGGCCAGCACGACGTGCTTGATGGTTTCGTCGATGAGGCCGCAGTGCGCCTGGATCACCTCGCGTCCTCCCGCCCCGGAGCGGTGCCAGTCCTTGATCTTGTCGCGGCTGGTATTGAGGAAGGACTTGAGCCGCTTGAAGTACGGCGCCCGCTGGCGGGGGTCTTCCGGGATCGCCTCCAGTTGGGCGAAGTCCGCGCCGAATTCAAATTGCAGTAGTGAGGGCTTGTTCATGAATGATCCGGGTTGCGGTTCGGATGGAATCGCGGGAACGCCGCCCCTGGTGGCGGCGTGTTGTTCCAAAGGTTGGATTTATAAACGATTTGCATCAAGGGGAAAAGGGAAAACCGTTTCATCTGAAAGAGAGAAAACGAAGGGAGCCGGCTGGTTTGGGTGAAGCGGCTTTCAGGACGTTCCATATTATCAAAGTGCCTTGCGCGTCTTCCGGCCGACTTGTTTTTGACAGCCGCGACGGGTCTCCGGAAGTGATTGATTCCGCGCGCCGAGAGCCCGGAAGAGCGGCCAAATTTGCTTGACAAAGGGGGGCTTATAATTTAGTTTACCGCATTCATTCAAGCGTGTCAGGCTTTCAAATCAGTTCTTGCCCGTTCACACCGTTCTTTCGTCCAAAGGTGAATCTTCGGAGATTACCTGGACCCTTCCTTCCGTTATGTAAACAAACCGGGTACGTTTGTTTTTGGACGAAGTGAAGAGAGGGCCGGTTGCGGTGAAAACAGAACACGCGGGTGTGGGTGGCTTCCGGGCATTTGGTTTCCCGCTGTTTGCCCCCCATGCCGGAGCCGGGCCACGCCCGGAGGGAACGGATCCTGTTTGGAACGCGCCCTCCGACTGGGGTTCAGCCACCGGGCATCAGCCCGTTGCCACTCCCTGCAAGGGAGCCGGGCCACGCCCGGAGGGAACGGATCCTGTTTGGAACGCGCCCTCTGGCTGAGGTTCGGCCACCGGGCATCAGCCCGTTGCCACTCCCTGCAAGGGAGCCGGGCCACGCCCGGAGGGAACGGATCCTGTTTGGAACGCGCCCTCTGGCTGATTCCCGGCGATCAAGAGTTTTTGAGGTAAACAATGGCTGCGGGGCCTGCATGAGCCGCCCCCCGACTTATTGTTCCCGTAGATCCGTAGAATAAGGATATCGGACGATGCGTAAAAAAATCACCGTTGTGGGCGCCGGGCAGGTGGGCACCACGGTCGCTCAGTTGACCGCATTCAAAAATCTCGGTGATGTCGTTCTCATCGACATCGTGGAGGGTGTGCCGCAGGGCAAGGCGCTCGACCTGCAACAGTCGGGTTGCCTGCAAGTGTTCGACAGCCTCATCACCGGCACCAACGATTACAAGGACACCGCCGACTCCGACATCGTGGTCATCACCGCGGGCGTGCCGCGCAAACCGGGCCAGGACCGCGCCGACCTGCTGAAAACCAACGCGAATATTGTCAAAAACGTCACCGAAGAGGTGATGAAGTATTCCAAAAACCCCATCATCATTGTTGTGTCCAATCCGCTGGACGCCATGGTGTACCTGACGAAGGAAGTGTCCGGCCTGCCGCGCGAACGCGTCATGGGCATGGCGGGGGTGTTGGATTCCGCGCGCTTCCGCACCTTCGTGGCGCTGGAGCTCAACTGCTCGATGGTGGACGTGGACGCCATGGTGCTGGGCGGCCACGGCGACTCCATGGTGCCGATGCCGCGCTACACCACCGTGTCCGGCATCGCCATCACCAACCTGATGAAGCCCGACCAGATCGAGCGCCTGGTGAACCGCACCCGCAAGGGCGGCGCGGAGATCGTGGGCCTGCTCAAAAACGGCAGTGCGTTCCTCGCACCGGGGGCTTCGGTAGTGAAGATGGTGGAAGCCATCCTGCAGGATAAAAAACGCATTCTGCCCTGCACGGCCTACCTGGACGGGGAATACAACTGGAAAGGCATCTTCTTCGGCGTGCCGGTGGAGTTGGGTTACAACGGCATCACCAAGATCATCGAGCTCGACCTCACGGCGGAAGAAAAGGAAATGCTGGACACCTCGGCGAAAGACGTGCAGATCACCATCGACGAAGTGGACGCCTTCCTCGGCAAGAAAGTCTGACCGCTTTCACGGGTTGCGGATCGTCACCGTATCGTAAAGCGTCACCCCCGGCGGCTGTCCGTCGCATTCCAGCGGTGTGGTTTCCCATACCTTCATCTGTGGCCGCCAGCGGGGATTCCCCTCCGGCGTTTCCTGCGTGCACACCCGGAAGGTTTTGACCGTCAGCCGGTGGTCGTCCATCTCCACCGTCAGGTAATGGAACATCAACGCCCGCTTGGCCAACGCCTGTTTCACTTCCGGCGGCGCGGCGTTTTTATTCTTGCCGGATAGGTCGGCAAACGGTTTGAAGGTCGCCCCACCCCCTCCCGCCACGATGTGCGTCACCCCCTCGCCCTGCAGGTAATCTGATTTCTCCACGAACGGCAGGCTGCCGTACTCATCCGGCACACCCAGCGGATAAAACCGCTCGTAGGAATGCTGGTTGCCGGCGAAGACGAGATCGGGCGCCAGTGCGTTGATCTGTTTCAGCACCGTCTGCCGTTTGTCAACGTACCACGCGGTGGTGAGCGCCGGTTCGTGCAGCGCCACAATCACCCATTGATGCTTTGCCCGTGCCTCCTTGATCAGCGGCTTCAACCACGGCGCGGGGTCTTTCCAGGCGAACGCATCCAGCACCACCACCAGGGCGAGGCCGAAACGCATGACGCCTTCCCGCGGACCGGGCCCGGATGACGCCCCTTCGGCGGAGCTCCCCTTCAACGTGTCGAAGGGCGTTGCCAACGGCGCGATTTTGTCCCAGCAGCCGGAAGCCTTCGGTTTCCATTTGACCGGCGGCAGGTCGTTGTCCCCGGCGACGAACACACGCACCGGAAACGGCGTGGTCAGGGTCTGCTTGATGGTGTTGATGTAATGGTCCGGGCAGGTGGCGGAAAACAATCGGTCCTGATAGACGAAGTCGCCCAGGTGCAGAAGGATCATGGCGTTTTCCTTCCGCATGGCGGCGGTCACGGCGTCGAAACCCGGGCGGTACGCGCGCTCGCCGATGCCGGTATCCCCCACCACCACCATCTTGATCTGCTCTTCCTTGTGTGCTTGGGCGGATTGGATGCAGGTGAAACTGAAAACCAGCGCGGAAAAGTACAGGAGGAGGCAATGTCGATGCGGTTGGAATCGGCGAAGCATGGGAGTCTCCTCGATCTAAAAGCTTTGTGTCACTTCCATCTGCAACCAGCGGACGATGGCGAGCAGGACCACCGATCCCCCAAGTAACGTGCCCAGCACCAGGTTGGTGACGGGTTGCTCTCGCAGGCGTTCCTGCACGATCAGCACCACCCCCCAGCTCGATACCAGGAAGCTGAAGGCGATCGGCATGATGAGCATCGGCGCCGCCGCCCACTGACCCCAGCCCTCGAACTGGTTGACGTACCACCAGAACACCCCGAACAGCAGGAGCGGCAGAGGGCACGTCCAGTAAAACACTTTGTGCGGAATTATGGGCAATGCAAACGCTCCGGCAGGGTTTCGATATAAGCTTTGATTTCGTCGCGCACACGGCGGTAATGGACCAGCGCGTCTTCTTCGTTTCTGGTATGGGCGGCCAGTTGCGGCGGATCGTCAAAGCCGTGATGCACCACCTGCGTCTTGCCGGAAAACGGCGGGCAGGTGGCGTCGGCATGACCGCATACGGTGACCACATAATCGAAGGGCACCGACATTACCTGATCGACGTGCTTGGAGGTGTGGCCGGAGATATCCACCCCCGCCTCCCGCATGACCTTCACCGCCAGGGGATTCAGGCCTTTCGGGTCCACTCCGGCGGAATGGGCCTCAATGATGTCGCCTTTCAGGTGGCGTGCCCAGCCCTCCGCCATCTGGCTCCGGCAGGAGTTGCCGGTGCACAAAAACAGGATTTTGCATTTCTGACCCATGATGGCCCAAGTGTAGCACAGGCGGTCCGCTGGAAAAGCCTTAATCTTTGAAAATACGGCGTTAATCAATGATCTTGATTTTCGCTATAGTTTCGCCTATAGTGAGATCATCATGTGAACAGGAAGCTGGCTACCGCCCGGTGAGCGAACGCTGGCCATGGCGCGGGCCGCGTCCGGAGCCGTGGGCCAATGCGTTGCAATGCGAACGGTGGCAGTCGGACGCAGGTCGATGTGCCCCCCTCGGAGAAGGAGGGGAAAGAAGAGATAGATCTTTATTCCCGGTTTTTCGTTCGCTCCCGGCTTGGCCGGGTCTGTGTGCATCGGTGGTTGCAATGCTTTTCATTTTTTTGAGCTGAGGTCGTTATGTATCTCACCCGGAGGCAGAAGGAAATTTACCAGTTTATCGAGAGCCACATCCGCCAGCGCGGTTACGCGCCCAGCATCATGGAGATCGCCAAACAGTTTCAACTGTCGTCGCCGGCGACGGTGCACAAGCACCTGAGCCACCTGGAAGCGAAAGGCCTCATTCGCCGCCAGCAGAACCAGAGCCGCGCCATCGAACTGGTCGAGGACCTCACGCCGCGCGTGCCGGAGTATCCGCTCCTCGGCACCATCGCCGCGGGCCGCCCGCTGGAGGTGTTCGAGGCGAAGGAGATGATGTCGCTCCTGCCCAGCCCGGAAGGGAAAGATTTGTTCGTCCTGCAGGTGCGGGGGCAGTCGATGATCGACGACCACATTCAGGACGGCGACTACGTCATCGTCGAGCGCCGCAGTGAGGCGAAGAACGGTGAGACCGTGGTGGCGCTGGTGAACAACGACTCGGCGACGCTGAAACGGTTTTACCGGGAGAAGGATCACGTCCGACTGCAACCGGCCAATGCCGCCATGCCGCCGATCCTCGTGCACGATGGCGATTTCCAGATCCAGGGCGTGGTCGTCGGCGTCCTCCGCAGGTTTTAGCGGGCGTGGCCCGCAGCAAATGGGCAATGCGCTTCGAGTGGATTGAAAGTTTCGGAGCGCAATTTTAATTTTCCCATATTTCCTCCGGACGTAGTCCGGCCGCGCCAGGCGCGGAGCGAACAGGCGACTGCCCTGAGAACGAACGATGATCGAAAGGCCCGTTCCAAATTCAATTTCTTCCCCTCCTTGCCAAGGAGGGGATCGAGGGGAGGTTATGAAGCTCTCTTTCATTCCGGTAAATGAGTCATGACCCCCACCATCCTGCACATCGATATGGACGCCTTCTTCGTTTCCGTCGAAGAAGTGCTCGACCCGTCGCTCAAGGGCAAGGCGGTGATCGTCGGCGGCAATCCGGAAGGGCGCGGCGTCGTGTCCGCCGCCTCGTACGAGGCGCGGAAATTCGGCGTGCATTCCGCCATGCCCATCGCCCGCGCGCGCAAACTGTGCCCGCACGCCATTTTTTTACGCGGCGCACACGGGCGTTACAGCGAATTCTCGGCGCGCATCTTCAACATCCTGGAACGCTATTCGCCGCTCATCGAACCCATGTCGCTGGATGAAGCGTATCTCGATCTCACCGGGTGCGAGCGACTGCACGGCCCCGCCATGATCGCCGCCCAGCGCATGCACGATGACATCCGCGATACCGTCGGCATCAACGCCTCCATCGGCATCGCCGCCAACAAGCTGATGGCGAAGGTGGCCTCGGAGTTTGCCAAGCCCAACGGCTGTTTCCGCATCCTGCCCGGACAGGCGGCGCGCTTCCTCGCGCCGTTTCCCATAGGCACCCTGCCGGGCATCGGGCCCAAAAGCGTTCAGCAGTTCCGCCGCCTGGGCATCCGCACCGTGCGCGATCTGGCCCAGCTCCCTCTGGCTCTTCTGGAAGACCTGTACGGCGAGTGGGGCGGGCGGCTGTATGAAAAGGCGCGCGGCATCAGCCGCTCGCCCGTGTACCCGCACGACGAGACGAAATCGATCAGCCGCGAAACCACCCTGGAGGAAGACTCCACCGATCCGCGCTTTCTGGAATCGACCTTGAGCTACCTGCTGGAAAAAGCCGCGGCGCAACTGCGCGGCGAAGACCTGCGCGCCCGGTGCGTGACCTTGAAACTGCGTTACTCGGATTTCAAAACGGTGACGCGCTCGCGCACGCTCGCCGTCCCGGCCTGCGAGGACCACATCCTGTTCGCCGCCGCCGTCGATCTGTTCCGCAAACTGTTCACGCGGCGCACGCGCGTGCGGCTGATCGGCGTGGCGTTCACCGGACTCAACCGCGAAGCACCCATGCAGATGAACCTGTTCGACGCGGCCACCCAAACCACGCGCGAGCAATTGTATGCGGGCATCGATCGCATCCGCGGCAAGTACGGCTTCCGCGCCATCCTCCGCGCCACCAGCCATAACGAGGACTAGTTTTTTGTTTTATAACCCCTCCCTGCCTGTCACTCCGTGAGCGCCCCTTGAAAAGGGAAGGGGTTATCAATGAAATTCCCATCATGATTCTGTTATCCTTAGACGTTTCTTAAACGTAAGAATACGAATGAATAAAGGACAATTTCAGGAGCGCCATGAACTGGGACAAGTGGCGTGACGAATTTCCCGTCACGCAGAACCGCATCTTTCTCGATCACGCCAAAGTCGCGCCCCTGCCGCAACGCGTGCAGGACCGCGTCTCCGCTTTCTTAAAAGACGCCTGCGAACACGGCACCGCAAATTATCCGAAATGGATGGCGGAAACCGACCGCGTGCGCGCCCGCTTTGCGGAACTCATCAACGCCGACGAGGATGAAGTCGCGTTCGTCAAGAACACGTCGGAAGGCATCTCCATCGTCGCCAACGGCATCGACTGGAAAGAGGGCGACAACGTCGTCATCCCCAACATCGAGTTCCCCGCCAACGTCTATCCGTGGATGAATCTGAAACGCCTCGGCGTCGAGGTGCGCTGGGTGAAGGCCGTGCGCGGCCGCGTGCCGTTCGAGCAGATCGCGGCGCAGGTAAATAACAGGACGCGCGTGGTGTCGGTGTCGTCCGTCGAGTGCAACAGCGGCTTCCGCAACGACCTCAACCGCATCGGCGCGTTCTGCAGGGAGAAGGGCATCTACTTCTGCGTCGATGCGATTCAGTCGCTGGGCATCCTGCCGATGGATGTGAAGAAGGATCACATCGACTTCCTCGCCGCCGACGGCCACAAGTGGCTGTTGAGTGTCGAAGGCCTGGGCGGGTTTTATATTTCGAAGCGCGTGCTGGAAAACATTTACCCGGCGGTGGTGGGGTGGGACAGCGTCGTCAACGCCAACGATTATCTGAATTACGACTTCACGTTCCGTCCCGGTGCCAGGCGCTACGAGGAAGGCAGTTTCAACGTCATGAGCATCTTCGCCTTCGGCGCGGCGCTGGATGTCCTGCTGGAGGTGGGCATCGACAACGTCGAACAAAGGGTGAAGGGTCTGGGCGACATTATTATGGAAAAGGTCAAACAGAAGGGCGGCAAGATCGTCAACTCAACGGACCCCGGCGAGCGCTCCGGCATCGTGTCGTTCACGCTCAACTGCGATCTCGAAAAACTGAAAACGCATCTCGCCGGCACGAACGTGTCGCTCACCATCCGCGACGGACTCATCCGCCTCTCCCCGCACTTCTACAACAACGAAACCGACATCGACCACTGCTTCGACCACATTGATGCGTTTTTGAAAAAATAAGTCACTTCACATAAAAAACCACCTGGAGGGTTTGCGGGGTGGAGTGGGTGGGTTTGTGGATGGTGGCTTGCAGGTGATGCCGTCCGCGCTGAAGATTCCACAGGTATTTGCCGCCCTCGGTGGTGGCGAGGGGTTTGTCGTTTAAAATCCATTCCACGGTGTCGGCGTCCTCGACACCCTGAATCGCAAATTCGAACGCCTCGTGCTCGTCCGGGATGCGTGGGTCCATCGCCATCCTCAATCCCCACACCGGTTGGATCCATTTCACCGCGCGGTCGCGGTAGGGTCGCGTCTCCACATCCTGCGGCTCGGTGCCGGGCACGAACCATTCCGTCACCCACCGGCAGGCGGATGCCTCATCCAGAGATACTTTAATGATTTCCCCTTGCGGCTCGCGGCACAGGTCGCGTTTGATGAGGCGCGAGTCCATCTTGAGCGGCCGCGTCTCTCTATGCCGGTTGAGCTCGGCGAACACCGAGCGCAAAAGCAGGGCCGGGCCCGTCGAGCCCGTCACGTCTTCCATCGGGTGTTGATCGAGGTTGCCCATCCACACGCCGGCGGTATAACGATCGTTGAAGCCCACCGCCCACGCGTCGCGGTAATCGGTGGAGGTGCCCGTCTTCACCGCCGTCTGCACGGGCAGGTTCAGCACACTGCCCGCGCCGAACTCCAGCCGCCGCGCTTCCGGGTCGGAAAGAATGTTTGCGATGAGCGACGCCACCGGACCCGACACCGCGCGCTTCTCTTCACGCGGGGCGGGATCGTCCATCCACGGCGTCAACGGCCGCCACACCCCGCCGTGAGCCAGCGCCGAGTACGCCTGCACCAGTTCGTACAGCGTCACCTCGCCGTTGCCCAGCGCCAGACCGTCGCCGTAAAAATCGGGGTGCTGGTCCAGGGTGGTGAACCCGAGTCGTTGCAGAAAGCGGTGGTAGTTTTCGACGCCGACGAATTTCGCCGCGCGCACCGCCGGGATGTTGAGCGAATTGCCGAGCGCGTCGCGGAGCGTCACGGGTCCGTAAAAATGGCGGCTGTAGTTGCGGTAGGCGTGCAGGCCCGTGCCCACCGATTCCGCCAGCGGCGCGTCGAGAATCTGCGTGGCCGCGGTCCAGCCGTGTTCCAGCGCCAGCGCGTACACGAAGGGTTTTAAAGACGAGCCAGGCTGGCGCGGCGTGGTGACGGCATCGATGAAACTGCCGGGCACGTTTTCATCCGGTTCGCCCGCCACCGTCCACGCGAGAATCTCGCCCGTGGTGTGGTCGGCCACCAGCACCGCGCCGTGGCGCACCGAGCGGTGCGTCAGTTGCGCGAGGCGCTGGTCGAGCAGGGTTTGTGTTGTCGATTGCAACGCCCCGTCCAGCGTGGTGTGTCGGCTGGGTTGCCATTCCAGGGCAGATTGAGTGGTGACGTGCCGCACGAAATGCGTCGCCTCCACCGGCAGGGTGGGCGGTTCCAGCGAAAACGTTTCCGTACGGAGCTGTTTCAATCCGGCATCGGTCAGCACGCCCTTTTGGTTCAGCGTGCGGGCGAGTCGTTCAATGGCCCGATCCACCGTTCGCGGATCGCGGTAGAGATCGAACCGCGACGGCGCACGCACCAGCACCGCCAGCGCCAGCATTTCCTTTTGGGTCAGCGTGTCGAGATCGCGGTTGAAATAATAATGCGCCGCCTGCGCCACACCGCGCCTCTGCGCGGCGTACGGCACCTGGTTGAGATAGAACTCGAGAATGTCGGACTTATTGAACGACCGCTCCAACCGCCGGGCCTCAAACCCTTCCAGCCAGCGCGACCACACCGTGCGCGGGCGTGGATTGAGTATGCGCACCACCTGCTCAGTGAGCGTGCTGGCGCCGCGGACGGTGTCGAACGCCTTCACGTTCTGCCACACGGCGTGCCCGCGCGCCAGCCAGTCACTGCCGCCGTGCTCGTAAAAGCGTTTGTCTTCGGAGACGACGAAGGCGCGTTTCAGGAATTCGGGGATGGCATGGAGCGGCACCGTGTCGTGCGTGTTCCAGCGTGTCTGGTAGGTGACGCGGAGCGGCGCGCCGAACCGGTCGGTCACCTGCATGCGCGCCTGCGTCCCGGTTTTCACCGACTGGAACGCGGTCTCCACCGGGTCGAGCGAAAGCGCGGTGGCGATGAACAACCCCGACGCGCCCGCCAGCGCAACGGCCGCACCGGCGGCAATCGCTTTGAACCGTCTGGATCGCTCGCGCCAGCGCATGAACTCACTCCTCAACGATCAGGTGCGACGGGATGCCCTTGCCGTACACGTCGGGATCATACATTTCCTCCGCGTGCACCGGCATCTTCAGAAACTCGCCGGTGGCGATGGCCTGCGCCGCGTACGACAAATGATAGTTGCCAGGCATCAGGTAATCGGAGTAGAACCGCACCGCGTCGTGGCGCAGTTCCTTGTGATAAAAACTCCAGCGCGAATAGTTGTACGAACGCCAGTCGGAGTACTGGAGCCACCACGAGCCGCCCGCGGCTTTGAAC
Protein-coding regions in this window:
- the mdh gene encoding malate dehydrogenase, which produces MRKKITVVGAGQVGTTVAQLTAFKNLGDVVLIDIVEGVPQGKALDLQQSGCLQVFDSLITGTNDYKDTADSDIVVITAGVPRKPGQDRADLLKTNANIVKNVTEEVMKYSKNPIIIVVSNPLDAMVYLTKEVSGLPRERVMGMAGVLDSARFRTFVALELNCSMVDVDAMVLGGHGDSMVPMPRYTTVSGIAITNLMKPDQIERLVNRTRKGGAEIVGLLKNGSAFLAPGASVVKMVEAILQDKKRILPCTAYLDGEYNWKGIFFGVPVELGYNGITKIIELDLTAEEKEMLDTSAKDVQITIDEVDAFLGKKV
- a CDS encoding metallophosphoesterase codes for the protein MLRRFQPHRHCLLLYFSALVFSFTCIQSAQAHKEEQIKMVVVGDTGIGERAYRPGFDAVTAAMRKENAMILLHLGDFVYQDRLFSATCPDHYINTIKQTLTTPFPVRVFVAGDNDLPPVKWKPKASGCWDKIAPLATPFDTLKGSSAEGASSGPGPREGVMRFGLALVVVLDAFAWKDPAPWLKPLIKEARAKHQWVIVALHEPALTTAWYVDKRQTVLKQINALAPDLVFAGNQHSYERFYPLGVPDEYGSLPFVEKSDYLQGEGVTHIVAGGGGATFKPFADLSGKNKNAAPPEVKQALAKRALMFHYLTVEMDDHRLTVKTFRVCTQETPEGNPRWRPQMKVWETTPLECDGQPPGVTLYDTVTIRNP
- a CDS encoding arsenate reductase ArsC yields the protein MGQKCKILFLCTGNSCRSQMAEGWARHLKGDIIEAHSAGVDPKGLNPLAVKVMREAGVDISGHTSKHVDQVMSVPFDYVVTVCGHADATCPPFSGKTQVVHHGFDDPPQLAAHTRNEEDALVHYRRVRDEIKAYIETLPERLHCP
- the lexA gene encoding transcriptional repressor LexA, whose translation is MYLTRRQKEIYQFIESHIRQRGYAPSIMEIAKQFQLSSPATVHKHLSHLEAKGLIRRQQNQSRAIELVEDLTPRVPEYPLLGTIAAGRPLEVFEAKEMMSLLPSPEGKDLFVLQVRGQSMIDDHIQDGDYVIVERRSEAKNGETVVALVNNDSATLKRFYREKDHVRLQPANAAMPPILVHDGDFQIQGVVVGVLRRF
- the dinB gene encoding DNA polymerase IV is translated as MTPTILHIDMDAFFVSVEEVLDPSLKGKAVIVGGNPEGRGVVSAASYEARKFGVHSAMPIARARKLCPHAIFLRGAHGRYSEFSARIFNILERYSPLIEPMSLDEAYLDLTGCERLHGPAMIAAQRMHDDIRDTVGINASIGIAANKLMAKVASEFAKPNGCFRILPGQAARFLAPFPIGTLPGIGPKSVQQFRRLGIRTVRDLAQLPLALLEDLYGEWGGRLYEKARGISRSPVYPHDETKSISRETTLEEDSTDPRFLESTLSYLLEKAAAQLRGEDLRARCVTLKLRYSDFKTVTRSRTLAVPACEDHILFAAAVDLFRKLFTRRTRVRLIGVAFTGLNREAPMQMNLFDAATQTTREQLYAGIDRIRGKYGFRAILRATSHNED
- a CDS encoding aminotransferase class V-fold PLP-dependent enzyme, translating into MNWDKWRDEFPVTQNRIFLDHAKVAPLPQRVQDRVSAFLKDACEHGTANYPKWMAETDRVRARFAELINADEDEVAFVKNTSEGISIVANGIDWKEGDNVVIPNIEFPANVYPWMNLKRLGVEVRWVKAVRGRVPFEQIAAQVNNRTRVVSVSSVECNSGFRNDLNRIGAFCREKGIYFCVDAIQSLGILPMDVKKDHIDFLAADGHKWLLSVEGLGGFYISKRVLENIYPAVVGWDSVVNANDYLNYDFTFRPGARRYEEGSFNVMSIFAFGAALDVLLEVGIDNVEQRVKGLGDIIMEKVKQKGGKIVNSTDPGERSGIVSFTLNCDLEKLKTHLAGTNVSLTIRDGLIRLSPHFYNNETDIDHCFDHIDAFLKK
- a CDS encoding transglycosylase domain-containing protein; the protein is MRWRERSRRFKAIAAGAAVALAGASGLFIATALSLDPVETAFQSVKTGTQARMQVTDRFGAPLRVTYQTRWNTHDTVPLHAIPEFLKRAFVVSEDKRFYEHGGSDWLARGHAVWQNVKAFDTVRGASTLTEQVVRILNPRPRTVWSRWLEGFEARRLERSFNKSDILEFYLNQVPYAAQRRGVAQAAHYYFNRDLDTLTQKEMLALAVLVRAPSRFDLYRDPRTVDRAIERLARTLNQKGVLTDAGLKQLRTETFSLEPPTLPVEATHFVRHVTTQSALEWQPSRHTTLDGALQSTTQTLLDQRLAQLTHRSVRHGAVLVADHTTGEILAWTVAGEPDENVPGSFIDAVTTPRQPGSSLKPFVYALALEHGWTAATQILDAPLAESVGTGLHAYRNYSRHFYGPVTLRDALGNSLNIPAVRAAKFVGVENYHRFLQRLGFTTLDQHPDFYGDGLALGNGEVTLYELVQAYSALAHGGVWRPLTPWMDDPAPREEKRAVSGPVASLIANILSDPEARRLEFGAGSVLNLPVQTAVKTGTSTDYRDAWAVGFNDRYTAGVWMGNLDQHPMEDVTGSTGPALLLRSVFAELNRHRETRPLKMDSRLIKRDLCREPQGEIIKVSLDEASACRWVTEWFVPGTEPQDVETRPYRDRAVKWIQPVWGLRMAMDPRIPDEHEAFEFAIQGVEDADTVEWILNDKPLATTEGGKYLWNLQRGRHHLQATIHKPTHSTPQTLQVVFYVK